The Priestia koreensis genomic interval TCCGTCATATTCGTCTCCACCAAAGTCTTGGGCGGTCAAGTCGGCTGCTTGAATCATCGTTCCCATCGCGCCGTCAATAATTAAAATTTTCTTTTTCAGTTGCGCATCGATCGTCGTCATTTACATCTTCCTTTCTGCGGTTACTGGTTGTTTTTGATGGATATACGACGTTAGCTGGGCCGTCATCTCATAGCGCATAAACGGTGTGATTAGGTAAATCCCGTTAAAAAGCTCGTAGGCTGTATCAATTAAATCTTTTGCAATTGCAAGGCCTTCTGCTTCGCCTTGGCTTCGGTCATCACCAGCATGCTCCATCGCTGCTAAAATATCCTCTGAAAGCTTAATGCCTGGCACCTCATGATGGATGAATCGGGCATTTTTAGCGCTCGTAAGCGGCATAATTCCAATATAAATGGGAGCCGTTAGGTGCTTTGTTGCTTCATATACATCTAGTATTTGTTTCTTCGAATATAAAGGCTGCGTAATAAAATAATGGGCGCCGCAGTCGATTTTCTTTTCTAAGCGCTGTACCGCACGATCCAGGTGACGAACGTTTGGATTAAAGGCAGCCGCAATGGAAAAATTCGTTTTTTGTCCGAGCGGCTTTCCGGAGTAAGACATACCTTCATTAAATTGTTTGATCAAGCTAATCAAATCAAACGATGATAAGTCATATACGGACGTTGCTCCTGGAAAATCGCCAATCTTTGAAGGATCTCCTGTAACCGCAAGCACTTGGTTAATACCTAACGTATGAAGTCCCATCAAGTGAGATTGTAGGCCAATTAAGTTCCGGTCTCGACACGTAATATGAACGAGCGGTCGAGCTTTAATATCACTTTGTAATAGCGTCGCCATCGCCAAGTTGCTAATGCGAGGGGAGGCGAGAGAATTATCTGCAAGCGTAATGGCATCTACTCCAACATCTTTTAACGCCTGAGCACCTCGTAAAAACTCACTGGCCCCAAGCTTTTTCGGTGGATCTAATTCAACGATGACCGATCGTCTTTCCTGTACAAGGTCATGAAGGTGCGGCTCAACCGGTTCGCCGTGGTCCTCAATAATAATGGACGGGCGCTTTTTGACAAGCTTTTCCGTAACGGGTGGAAGCCCCTTAACCGCTGATGCAATTGCTTCAATATGAGCAGGAGTTGTTCCGCAGCATCCGCCTATCAAACGAACACCTTGTTCACGAAATGCTTTAGCGGTTTGGTAAAAATAATCCTCATCTGTTTCATATACAAGTCTACCGTCCTGATAATCTGGTAAGCTTGCATTTGGATAAGCTGATAAAAAGGCTTTTTCCGGAAGATCGACTTCTGTTAACGATTCAATCATATGATAGGGGCCTAGGCGGCAGTTAAGACCAACAAGATCAGCTCCGAGACTTTCTAACTGTTTAAAAGCGTCATTAAGATGAGTGCCGTCTTGAAGCACACCAACTTCGTGAAGAGAAGCGTGTGTAATAATAGGCAAATTCGTTTCTTTGCGAGCGATCTCGAGCACCGTTTTTAGTTCCTCAAAGTCATAGTAGGTTTCAAAAAGAAGTCCATCAATGTCTCCTTGAAGAAGCCAAAAGAGCTGCTCTCTGACGCTCCGTTTAATTTCATCAATGGTCATGACGCTCTTTCGGAAGGAGCGAATGCCACCGATAGTGCCGACAACATATTTATCACCCGCAGCTTTGCGTGCCAGTTTGGTAGCGGCAACGTTAATATCTTTCACGGACTCTTCTAATCCGTAGCGGGCAAGTTTTTGATAGTTTGCCCCATACGTATTCGTTTGAATAATATCTGATCCTGCTTGAATATACGCTTCATGAATTCGCTGAATTTCTTCACTTTTTGTTACATTTAGTTCTTCAAAACAGCTGTCTACTCCATGCGCATAGAGGAGAGTACCTGTTGCGCCGTCTCCGATTAGTATTTTATTTTGTAAATCTGTTAATAATCCCAAAAAAATGGCCTCCTTAAATGAATGGAAGAAAGAGATATGTAGAAGGCTATTGGTAAAAAGAAAAAAGCCTTCTATGGTAGAAGACTTTTAAATCGCCTTCTCATCTTCCAAGCAATACTTGCTTAGCTGGATTTAGCACCGTGTCCACGACGACTGGTTGCTGAGGTTTCGTAGGGCCAGTCCCTCCACCTCTCTTGATAAGAATCTGGTATTTGTTTTTAAAATGATTAGTACTAATTTATCTGATTTTTATAAATAATACAACACTTATTAAGAAACTTTTTAATGTAAGCGTTATCTTTCGAGGGTAAGGGGTTTGGGACTTAAGTAGAGAGAATAATTTACATATATTGTGAGGATAGCCTCTAATTGAAAAAAGTTATGCTAAATTGTATTAATAGTGTAAATAGTTGATAATTTTTTGTAAAATATGTTTTCTTTTGTCGAGTTTTGTTTTAAAATGAAAACGTTCGGACTTTTACAAAAGTTATAGTGGGGGGAACCATTTTGAAAAAAACGAAAAAACGACTTGCGGCAGGTACAGCGTTAGCCCTAGGGTTGATCATTCCTCAAGTAGCACCAACACTTACATATGCAGACGTTGTGAATGAAAACGTCGTAAAATTACGTATTCTTGAAACTTCAGATATTCATACAAATCTAGTAAACTACGATTATTTCCAAGATAAAAAGACAGAAAAGTTCGGTCTTTCTAAAACGGCGAGCTTAATTCAAGCGGCGCGTACAGAAAATCCAAATACGCTATTGTTCGATAATGGTGACATTTTACAAGGAACACCGTTAAGTGATTACGTAGCAAAAAATATTTTTCCAAATGTAAAAAAAGAAGAGTTTGTGAATCCAGTTTTTAAAGTGCTTAACTTATTAAAGTATGACGGAGCAACGGCTGGAAATCATGAGTTTAACTATGGACTTGATTTCTTAAACAATAGCATTGATGATGCAAACTTCGCGTACGTGAATGCAAACGTATATCACGATGACAATGCAGATGGGAAGCCTGAACTTGATCATCCGTACTTTAAGCAATACGAAATTTTAGATCGTGAAGTGACGGACCAAAACGGTAACAAGCACACGGTCAAAGTAGGGGTAACAGGATTTGTTCCATCAGATATTATGAACTGGGATAGCGCGAATTTAAAAGGAAAAGTAGCGGTAACAGATATTGTGGAATCCGCTAAAAAAATCGTTCCTGAAATGAAAAAAGCGGGTGCGGATGTTGTCGTTGTTCTTTCTCACTCAGGTATCAGCACAGATCCATACACAGAAAACATGGAGAATGCGTCTTACTATGTTACACAAGTTCCTGGTGTAGACGTTGTCTTAACAGGACATCAACATAAAAAATTCCCAGCGCTTCCTGGTACAGCAGCAGACTACAAAGATAGCGCAGAGCTAAAAATCGATAACGCAAAAGGAACGATTAACGGAATTCCTGTCACAATGCCAAGTTCAACGGGTGACGTGTTAGGACAAGTTGATTTAACGCTTGAGCAAGTGGACGGCAAGTGGAAAGTAAAAGACAGTCAATCGGCGTTAAAACCAGTAGCAGATGCAAAAGGGACGCCTCTTGTAGAGTCTGACAAAGCAGTTGAAGATACTGTAAAAGATGAGCATGAAGCAACAATTAAGTATGTAAATCAGGCAGTAGGTAAGACAACCGCGCCGATTAACAGCTATTTTGCTCTTGTAAAAGATGATCCGTCTGTCCAAATCGTAAACCAAGCACAAAAGTGGTATATGGAGAAGAAGTTAGCAACAACAGAATATAAAAACCTTCCTGTACTTTCATCTGCAGCACCGTTTAAAGCAGGTGCACGTGGTGGAGCTGGTTATTACACAGACATCAAAGCTGGAGATTTAGCGATTAAAAACGTAGCAGATTTATACGTATATCCAAATACGGTATATGCGCTTAAATTAACAGGTAAGGAAATTAAAGAGTGGCTAGAGTGGTCAGCAGGACAGTTCAACCAAGTGGATCCATCTAAAACAGAAGAACAATCTCTTGTTAACCTTGATTTCCCTACGTACAACTTTGATATTATTGATGGAATTAAGTATCAAATCGACGTGACGCAACCGTATCGCTACAAAGATTACAAAGTAGCAGATGAAAATGCACATCGTATTAAAAATGTTGAGTATAATGGAAAACCACTTAAGGACGATCAGGAATTCGTTGTCGTAACGAACAACTATCGTGCAAGCACAAACCAAGTAATTAACCCAGGTGGGAAAAATACGATTTTGGCGTCTCCGGATGAAAACCGTCAAGTAATCATTGACTATATTCGTGAAAATGATGAAATCAATCCAACAGCGGATAACAACTGGACGTTTGCACCGGTGAACAAAGACGTGAATGTGACGTTCGAATCTTCTCCTAAAGCGCAAGCGTACCTTGCTGAAAAAGGACCAATTAGCTACATTGGAGAAAGTGCAAACAGCTTTGCGAAATATCAGCTTACATTACCAAAACAAGCGACACAGCCTGAAACACCAAAACAAAAGTTCAAAGATGTTGCTGAAGATCACTGGGCGTATAAATACATTCAAGAGTTAACGGACAAAGGTGTGCTAAAAGGCGTATCGACAGACATGTTCAATCCGAATGCAGCGATTACACGCGGTCAGTTCGTTTCCATTATTGCGCGCTCATTAGATTTAGAAGCGAAAAAATCTTCTGTATTTAAAGACGTGCCGGCAAATTCAGCTCTTGGTGCGGACATTCAAGCAGCGTACGAAGCGGGAATTGCAGTAGGGACAACGAAAACACGTTTCGAGCCGTCTAAGCCAATTACACGTGCTCAAATGGCCGTTCTTGTGATGAGAGCGTATGACTATAAAACAGGAAAAACGTACAAAGCAGATAAGCACGCACCATACCTAGATACAGAGAAACTAGGAGACTGGGCAGTACCTTCGATTGATGCAGCGTACGAGCTAGGCTTTATGACAGGTGCGACTGAGAAATCATTCAAGCCACAAGATTCTGCTAAGCGCGATCAAGCAGCACGCGTGTTATATCAACTCATTCAAAAGTTTTAATTCACTAACGAATAACCCTAGGTCTCTTTTGACCTAGGGTTATTTTCGTGTCACGAAGCAGGCCATTCACCTTTCAAAGCGACTGTACTTTTTTTAGCAAGACCCCTCCTCGGTGCCATAATTTCTATTTTTCATCGTATTCGGCGTATTTTATTGGACGTGCTCATATAGTGTAAAAAGGGGCTGCATGGATGGAGGGGAAAAGCTTGAATAGAAAGTGGAAGCTTACGCTGCAGGTAGCAGCTACATATATCGGAACGGTAGTAGGAGCTGGGTTTGCGACTGGAAAAGAGATTGTCCAATTTTTTACCCAATACGGGGTGCTTGGCATGCTCGGAATTTTAGTGAGTGGTCTTCTTTTTATATGGTTGGGTGCAAGAATGATGCTCATTGCACAAGATATTGGAGCATCGTCTTATCAAGAACTTAACGATCACCTATTCGGTAAAACGATTGGAAAAGGTATTAACTTTTTTATGGTGTTGGTTTTAATCGGAATGACGTCTATTATGCTTGCTAGTACAGGTGCAATTGCGAAAGAACACCTCGGCATATGGCCACAGGCCGGAATGGTGATCACAATGCTCGCGGTATATGCGCTGATTTTAAAAGGTGTAAAAGGACTCTTGCTCGTTAATTCACTTGTCGTTCCTACAATGCTAACATTTTCTCTTATTGTAATTTGGCCGTACCTTCGCGAATTTACGATGTTCAAGCAAGAGATGTTTGAAAGTGCGAGTCATACGCGCTGGTTTGTGAGCGCTATTTTATATGCGGCTTTTAACTTAGCTGGAGCACAGGCGGCGCTCGTCCCTCTTAGCACAGAAATTAAAGACAAGAGTGTCGTGAAGTGGGGAGCTGTGCTCGGAGGAATTGGACTCACATTCATGATGCTCACCGCTCATTTTGCGATTTCCCATTTTCCTCATGCATTTCAGGCGGAGATTCCGATGGGGCAGGTGGTGAAATCATCGAGCGTGTGGCTAGGATGGTTATTTCTAATCGTCGTTTACGGCGAGATTTTCACTACGCTCATTGCGAACGTTTTTGGTATGGCACGACAGGCGAAAGGGGTACTTCGAATTTCTGAGAAACAGTGCGTAGGTTTTGTGCTTATTCTTTGTTTTGTGATTGGACAAATCGGCTACGGACGCCTTCTAAGCGTACTCTATCCGATCTTCGGATACGTGGGATTAGGTTTTTTAATCATGCTTGCTTTTCATAAAAATAAAATAATAAGCAAATGATTATGACAAAAGGATGTTTCTTTGCTATACTGATTACAACATGAAGTAATAAAACAACTTTATAACGTTATCCTTCGGGGTCGGGTGAAAGTCCCAACCGGCGGTGATGAGATTCGTAATCTCTAAGCCCGTGACCCGTTTTTGTGTTTTACATTAACGGTGGATCTAGTTAAAATCTAGAGCCGACAGTATAGTCTGGATGGGAGAAGGATCAGAGCGCAGCGAAATGTCGTACCAGCAGGCAATTTTCTAATAGAGAAAATGTTTCTTTGGTATACGCTTTTTACCTATGCTTTTTCTAGCGGAGGTAGAAGGTTTATTTAGCTGTAGTTGATAGTACATATCTATCGATACACTGATATAGTCTCCACAACCCCTTAGGTTTTCTAAGGGGTTTTTTATATTCACCAAAGAGGAGGCAGTCACTTTGAGTAACCAGCAGTTTATGAAACTTGCCATCGAGATGGCTCGAACGACGCTCGGTCAGACGTCCCCTAATCCTGTTGTAGGAGCTGTAGTTGTTCAAGATGGGCAAGTAGTGGGCATGGGTGCACATTTAAAAGCAGGTCAACCACATGCTGAAGTATACGCATTAGAGATGGCGGGAGAAAAGGCAGAGGATGCAACGCTTTATGTAACGCTTGAACCTTGTGCGCATCATGGTAAAACGCCTCCTTGCGCCGATCTTGTCATTCATCGTGGCATCAAGAAAGTATTTATTGCTTCTACAGATCCAAATCCACTTGTCGCTGGTAAAGGGATTAAGCGGATGAAGGACGCTGGAATTGAGGTAGAGGTCGGTTTGCTGAAGGAAGAAGCTGATGAGTTAAATCAGGTGTTTTTTCACTATGTCTCAACAGGTCTTCCGTACGTGACCCTTAAAACAGCCACAAGCCTTGATGGGAAAACCGCTACGGTCACACGAGAAAGTAAGTGGATTACGGGGGAAGAAGCGCGTGCCGACGTTCACCAGTTGCGTCACACTCATGATGGTATCTTGGTTGGTGTGGACACCGTTTTAATCGATAACCCTAGTTTAACGACCCGTTTACAAGGAGAAGGGAAAAATCCTATTCGAATTATTTTAGATACGCACTTACGCACGCCTCTAGATGCTAGTGTGGTGACTGATCACAAAGCACCTACGTGGATTATTAGCGGAAAAGATGCGGATGCTAAAAAGATTCAGGAACTGGAAAAGCAAGGAGTTCTTCTGCTACAACTACCGTCAGATGAGCTAGATCTTTCTTCAGTGCTGTCGTTGCTCGGAGAAAGAGGGATTACATCGATTCTTGTTGAAGGTGGTGCAACCGTACACGGAAGCTTTTTGAAAAGCAGACTCTTTCACCAGGTGATTGTCTATATAGCCCCAAAGCTGATCGGTGGAAAAGAAGCCCCTACTTCATTTAATGGTGAAGGGTTTCAATCAATGAGCGAGGTCGAACAGCTCGAATTTAAAAGTGTCGAAATGTTCGGACAAGACATTAAAATCGTAGCAGTACCGAAAGAGAGTGACAGCTAATGTTTACAGGGATTATTGAAGAAATAGGGACAATTGATCGCATTCAAACAGGAAAAGAGGCGATTACCTTTGGGATTAAAGCGAAGCATGTTTTAGCGGATGTCCACTTAGGCGATAGCATTTCTGTTAATGGAGTGTGTTTAACGGTTACAGACTTCACACGAGATCGGTTTTCGGTTGATGTGATGCCAGAAACCATTAAAGCAACTACGCTACAGCACCTCAAACAAGGATCGTCAGTCAATTTAGAACGAGCCATGGCGGCAAATGGTCGATTTGGTGGTCATTTCGTCAGTGGTCATGTGGACGGAACGGGCGTTATTCGTAATAAAACCGCTAGAGGAAATGCCATTTATTATGAGATCGCCACCTCTACAGAGCTAATTGATACGATGATTTTAAAAGGTTCAGTTGCGGTTGATGGGACAAGTTTAACGATTTTTGGATTAGAAAAAGATTCCTTTACGATTTCCCTTATACCGCATACGACAGATCACACCGTTCTTGGACCAAAGGGAAAAGGTGAGATCGTAAACGTAGAATGCGACATGTTGGGGAAATATATAAAAAAAATGATGCAGCCAAAAGAAGAACAACCAAAATCCACATCTACAATGCAGAACCTGTTAAGAGACAGTGGATTTATGAACTAGAAAGCAGGTGACCCGTATGTTTCATACAGTTGAAGAAGCAATTGAAGATTTAAAAATGGGGAAACCCGTCATTGTGTGTGATGACGAAGATCGCGAAAATGAGGGAGATTTTATTGCGCTTGCTGAAAAGGCCACCCCTGAGGTAGTGAATTTTATGGCGACGCATGGACGAGGACTCATTTGTACCCCTATTTCAGAAGAATTAGCAGATCGTTTAGATCTAAAGCCGATGGTGGACAACAACACAGATATGCACGGAACGGCTTTTACGATCAGTATCGATTATAAAACAACGACAACAGGAATTAGTGCATTTGAACGTTCGACGACAATTCAAGCACTTCTAAATGCAGAGGCAAAGGCCGCTGATTTTCGTAAACCTGGTCATGTATTTCCGCTAATTGCAAAAAAAGGCGGGGTTCTTCGCCGTGCAGGGCATACTGAAGCGGCAATTGATTTAGCAAAGCTTGCCGGTGGACAGGAAGCAGGCGTCATTTGCGAAATCATGAATGAAGACGGAACGATGGCTCGTGTTCCAGACCTTGTAGCCATTGCAGAAGCACATCAGTTAAAAATGATTACGATCAAAGATTTAATTGAGTATCGCCGTCAGCATGAAAAGCTTGTTCATCGTGAAGTGGAAATTAATTTACCAACGACATTCGGCGAATTTCGAACGTTTGGTTACACAAGTACATTAGATGGCCAAGAGCATGTAGCCCTTGTGAAAGGTGATATTACACCAGATGAGCCGGTTCTTGTCCGCGTTCATTCTGAATGCTTGACAGGTGATGTATTTGGCTCTCACCGATGTGACTGTGGGCCACAGCTGCACGCGGCTCTAATGCAAATCGAAAAAGAGGGAAAAGGCATTTTATTGTACATGAGACAAGAAGGACGAGGCATCGGCTTAATTAACAAGCTAAAAGCCTACAAGCTTCAAGAAGAGGGCTATGATACGGTTGAAGCGAACGAAAAACTTGGGTTTGGTGCGGACCTTCGTGATTACGGAGTAGGGGCACAAATCTTAAAAGATCTAGGCGTAACCAAAATGCGTCTATTAACGAACAACCCGCGTAAAATTACTGGCTTAAAAGGTCACGGTTTAGAGGTTGTGGAGCGTGTGGCAATTCAGATGCCTGTCTTAAAGGATAATGAGCGCTATTTACACACAAAGGTTGAGAAGCTCGGTCATTTATTAAAACTATAGTAGACAATTAATTATTACAGTTGAGAGGGAGTTTTGAACATGGGAACATTATTTGAAGGAAATTTAGTAGGCAGTGGGTTAAAAGTAGCAATCGTAGTAGGCCGTTTTAATGAATTTATTACAAGCAAATTGCTAGGCGGCGCACAGGATGCCTTAAAGCGTCACGGAGTAGAAGAAGAAAATGTGGATGTTGCGTGGGTGCCAGGGGCATTTGAAATTCCACTAGTAGCTAAAAAATTAGCAGAAACGAAGAAATACGATGCGGTCATTACGCTAGGAACGGTCATTCGAGGAGCAACACCACATTTTGATTACGTATGTAATGAAGTGGCAAAAGGGGTATCATCGCTTACGTTACAAACAGGTATTCCAATTATTTTTGGTGTTCTGACAACAGAAAATATTGAACAGGCCATTGAACGTGCAGGGACTAAAGCTGGTAATAAAGGTTGGGAAGCGGCAGCAGCAGCGATTGAAATGGCGAATCTAACACGTGTGATCGAAGGATAATATAGCAAATGTGCCTTCCTCTTACGAAGAGGAAGGCGTTTTTTATATATTCCTACTATAAAGAGGGGAGCGGAAGTTTTTATTTCGAGGCGAATAAAATTTAAAGATCCTCTCATCCTAAGGTTATGACACTGTTCGTGAGGAGACGGAATGATGCCTCGAGTAGGGCCTTTTATTATATTAGTATTAGTGAGCAGCATCGTCTTTTTTTATGTGCTGTACAAAAAACGAGATGTTAAGTTGCTTTATTTGTTCGGATTCATGATCGGACTTGCATATGCGCTAGAATATGTAATTTTTGTGCTATTAGATAGTTATCACTACGATCCGGGAATAAGGAGTAGCCGTTTTATTGATGGCATGTTTGGGTCCATTGCTTCGCAAGCTTTTGCTTTTCCAGTAGCGGCCATTACGGTCGTCGCTTATGAGTGGAGGCTCAAGCAATATGTTTGGGTAGCCGTCTTTTTTATGGGGATAGAAGAACTTTTCCTCGCGTTGCACATTTACGAGCATGAATGGTGGAAAACCATTTACACGGGTATTTTAATGACGATCGGCTTTGCAATCGCGAAAATATGGTATTACTGGATGAAAACACGCTACTCCACCTTTTTACACTTTGCCACTCTTTATTTTTTGATGATCGCGATTAATTGTAGTATTATGTTTGTCGTTTCCACCATTCTACACCTGTATTACTATCAAATCGGCTTTTTTTCTGACCCAAATCGGGATCATATTAATATGAATACGATTTATGTAGTCGTAATGACGTGGATGTATGTGTGGATCATTGTGAAGAGAAAGTCATATCTATGGCAAATTGCCGTCATCATTTTGATGTTTATCATCGATACCCTGCTTTTGCATGCTGGTATTTTACACTCTGGTCGCCCATTTATAAGACTAACGTTCCTTATTATGAACGTGTTAGATCTTTGGCTAATCGCTTTTTTAAATGGAAAGCTGTTGCAACATAGTTTTCAGAGAGTACGGTAACAAGGGCATAAACAGGTAATTAATTTTCGTTGACGTGCTGTTGATAGATTGGGTAAGATGAAAGAATGAAATCGTATGAAATAGGGGAGTTGGGGATTCGTGAAAGAGTCCTTTTTTGTAGAAAAGGCTTTAAATAATAACGTGTTAATTGCTTCACATTCACAGTATAAAGAAGTTGTCCTTATCGGGAAAGGCATTGCTTTTGGAAAGAAAAAAGGCGATGAGATTTCGACTGAAGCAGTAGAGAAGATGTTTTTGCTGCAAGATGAAGCAGAACAAGAACAGTACAAGCAAATTTTAGCTCACGTAGATGAAACGTTTATTGAAGTAATGAATGATATTATGACGCATATTGGAAAAAGCGTTCAGGCGCCGTTAAATGAGCACATCCATGTGGCATTAACGGATCATATTGCTTTCGCTTTAAAACGAATTCAGCAAGGGATTCAAATTAGCAATCCGTTTTTAATTGAAACGAAAACGCTGTATGCGAAAGAATATGCAATTGCCGAAGATGTTATTGACATAATTCATCAAAAACTAGGGGTTAAGCTCCCTGAAGGGGAAGTAGCGTTCATCGCGCTTCATATTCATAGCGCAGTTACACGTAAAAATTTATCAGAAGTGAACCAACATTCGCAGCTCATTCACCAAATTATTCGTGTGATTGAAGATTCCCTCAAGATTGAGATCGATCGTGAATCGATTTATTATATGCGCCTTATTCGCCACTTGCACTTTGCGATTGATCGTGTGAAAAAAGGGGAAAAGGTGGAAGAATCCGTTCGGCTCGCTGATATTTTACGAAATGAATATCCGATGCACTACAGCCTGGCCTGGAAGGTTATTAAGGTTATGCAACAGTCTTTAAAAGTGCCGGTATACGACGCAGAAGCCGTGTATTTAACGATGCACCTACAGCGCTTAACAGCGAAGGAAGAGTCTGAATAATAGCACATTAACTCGCTGTATAATGGAAATGTTTCTATAAAGTGGAATGAAAACCTTTGCTTTGTGAACTTTTTTCGACATTTTTCGCAAAAAAGCGTTGACACCCCTTTCAAAACTTGCTATGATTCAATTGTCTTTCTAATAGAATATTAAATCAGATCATTTCTACGTGTTACTGATTCGATCAGGCATGAGTAGAGAGGTTAGTTGAATGTTATCACGGGATACTGGAGATAGTATATTTTGATAACGTTTTATTTCCTCTTTACTCATGCTTTTTTATATACTTTGTAATCGTTAACATGAAGAGATGGTCGTTCAAGGGAAAAGGAGGTTTCTCATATGTTTAAGAAGTTTTTCGGTGTTTTACAGAAAATCGGGAAAGCGCTTATGCTTCCAGTAGCGATTCTTCCAGCAGCAGGTTTGCTTTTAGCGTTTGGTACAGCATTCCAAAATCCTGATTTACTTACACATCTTCCGGCATTAAAAGCTCACTGGTTCCAAGTAGTAGCGAGTGTAATGTCTGATTCCGGTAACATTATTTTCAGTAACTTACCGTTACTATTCGCAGTAGGGGTAGCAGTTGGTTTAGCAGGCGGTGATGGAGTTGCCGGTCTTGCAGCAATTATCGGTTACTTAATCATGAATGTAACGATGAGCACAATGTTACAAGGTCTAGGTACATTAACACCTAAAATGATTGAGAAAATTTCTACGCTTCCAGCGTATGCGAATGTTCTTGGTATCCCGACGCTTCAAACAGGGGTGTTCGGTGGTATTATCGTCGGGGTTATCGCAGCCTCTATGTATAACCGCTTCTTTAAAATTGAATTACCACCGTACTTAGGGTTCTTCGCAGGTAAACGTTTCGTACCAATCGTGACAGCGCTTGCGTCTTTAATCTTAGGTATCGCAATGATTTTCGTATGGCCAGTTGTACAAAATGGTTTAAATGCATTCTCAAACGTTATGTTAAATGCAAATCCTGGTTTATCAGCGTTCGTGTTTGGTTTAATTGAACGTTCACTAATTCCATTTGGTCTTCACCACATTTTCTACTCACCGTTCTGGTTTGAGTTTGGTGAATACACAAGTAAAGCAGGTAACTTAATCCGTGGGGATCAGCACATCTTCATGCAGCAGCTTCGTGACGGTGTACCATTTACAGCAGGTACTTTCATGACTGGTAAATATCCGTTCATGATGTTCGGATTACCGGCAGCAGCATTAGCGATCTATCATGAAGCACGTCCAGAAAATAAAAAATATGTTGCAGGAATCATGGGTTCCGCTGCATTAACATCTTTCTTAACGGGTATTACAGAACCACTTGAGTTCTCATTCTTATTCGTAGCACCAGTATTATTCGCAATTCACGCTGTTTTCGCTGGTTTATCATTCATGACAATGGCACTATTAAATGTCAAAATCGGGATGACGTTCTCTGGTGGTTTAATTGACTACATCCTATTCGGTATCTTCCCGAACCGTACTGCATGGTGGTTAGTTATCCCAGTAGGTCTTGTATTAGCAGTTATTTACTACTTCGGTTTCCGTTTCGCGATCCGCAAGTTTAACCTTAAAACTCCAGGTCGTGAAGACAAAACTGAAGAAGATAAAGCACAAGCTGGTACAGCAGAAGAATTACCAAAAAATATTTTAGAAGCACTTGGTGGACAAGAAAACATCACTCACTTAGATGCTTGTATCACACGTCTTCGTGTTTCTGTAAATGACGCGAAAAACGTTGATAAAAACCGCTTGAAAAACCTAGGAGCTTCTGGAGTTCTAGAAGTAGGGAATAACATTCAAGCAATCTT includes:
- a CDS encoding bifunctional homocysteine S-methyltransferase/methylenetetrahydrofolate reductase, which gives rise to MGLLTDLQNKILIGDGATGTLLYAHGVDSCFEELNVTKSEEIQRIHEAYIQAGSDIIQTNTYGANYQKLARYGLEESVKDINVAATKLARKAAGDKYVVGTIGGIRSFRKSVMTIDEIKRSVREQLFWLLQGDIDGLLFETYYDFEELKTVLEIARKETNLPIITHASLHEVGVLQDGTHLNDAFKQLESLGADLVGLNCRLGPYHMIESLTEVDLPEKAFLSAYPNASLPDYQDGRLVYETDEDYFYQTAKAFREQGVRLIGGCCGTTPAHIEAIASAVKGLPPVTEKLVKKRPSIIIEDHGEPVEPHLHDLVQERRSVIVELDPPKKLGASEFLRGAQALKDVGVDAITLADNSLASPRISNLAMATLLQSDIKARPLVHITCRDRNLIGLQSHLMGLHTLGINQVLAVTGDPSKIGDFPGATSVYDLSSFDLISLIKQFNEGMSYSGKPLGQKTNFSIAAAFNPNVRHLDRAVQRLEKKIDCGAHYFITQPLYSKKQILDVYEATKHLTAPIYIGIMPLTSAKNARFIHHEVPGIKLSEDILAAMEHAGDDRSQGEAEGLAIAKDLIDTAYELFNGIYLITPFMRYEMTAQLTSYIHQKQPVTAERKM
- a CDS encoding bifunctional 2',3'-cyclic-nucleotide 2'-phosphodiesterase/3'-nucleotidase; translated protein: MKKTKKRLAAGTALALGLIIPQVAPTLTYADVVNENVVKLRILETSDIHTNLVNYDYFQDKKTEKFGLSKTASLIQAARTENPNTLLFDNGDILQGTPLSDYVAKNIFPNVKKEEFVNPVFKVLNLLKYDGATAGNHEFNYGLDFLNNSIDDANFAYVNANVYHDDNADGKPELDHPYFKQYEILDREVTDQNGNKHTVKVGVTGFVPSDIMNWDSANLKGKVAVTDIVESAKKIVPEMKKAGADVVVVLSHSGISTDPYTENMENASYYVTQVPGVDVVLTGHQHKKFPALPGTAADYKDSAELKIDNAKGTINGIPVTMPSSTGDVLGQVDLTLEQVDGKWKVKDSQSALKPVADAKGTPLVESDKAVEDTVKDEHEATIKYVNQAVGKTTAPINSYFALVKDDPSVQIVNQAQKWYMEKKLATTEYKNLPVLSSAAPFKAGARGGAGYYTDIKAGDLAIKNVADLYVYPNTVYALKLTGKEIKEWLEWSAGQFNQVDPSKTEEQSLVNLDFPTYNFDIIDGIKYQIDVTQPYRYKDYKVADENAHRIKNVEYNGKPLKDDQEFVVVTNNYRASTNQVINPGGKNTILASPDENRQVIIDYIRENDEINPTADNNWTFAPVNKDVNVTFESSPKAQAYLAEKGPISYIGESANSFAKYQLTLPKQATQPETPKQKFKDVAEDHWAYKYIQELTDKGVLKGVSTDMFNPNAAITRGQFVSIIARSLDLEAKKSSVFKDVPANSALGADIQAAYEAGIAVGTTKTRFEPSKPITRAQMAVLVMRAYDYKTGKTYKADKHAPYLDTEKLGDWAVPSIDAAYELGFMTGATEKSFKPQDSAKRDQAARVLYQLIQKF
- a CDS encoding YkvI family membrane protein, translating into MNRKWKLTLQVAATYIGTVVGAGFATGKEIVQFFTQYGVLGMLGILVSGLLFIWLGARMMLIAQDIGASSYQELNDHLFGKTIGKGINFFMVLVLIGMTSIMLASTGAIAKEHLGIWPQAGMVITMLAVYALILKGVKGLLLVNSLVVPTMLTFSLIVIWPYLREFTMFKQEMFESASHTRWFVSAILYAAFNLAGAQAALVPLSTEIKDKSVVKWGAVLGGIGLTFMMLTAHFAISHFPHAFQAEIPMGQVVKSSSVWLGWLFLIVVYGEIFTTLIANVFGMARQAKGVLRISEKQCVGFVLILCFVIGQIGYGRLLSVLYPIFGYVGLGFLIMLAFHKNKIISK